In Lotus japonicus ecotype B-129 chromosome 5, LjGifu_v1.2, one genomic interval encodes:
- the LOC130718300 gene encoding uncharacterized protein LOC130718300 isoform X2, protein MDKFEPPDPGVLDPPLVVFILVLKNHEHGFLLPLKIVRQNSFWGKGLEDKMSGSRFLFSNGILSHTIDTPSVKIFLETHTGAYTTTRTHNIASCLLFWERHMKRLTESLQILSNVAPELLLKSNKSAALLPSSATLPVWQPIVQMLVNHSLCKVLPIALNERIGCEEMAITTLVSGDLEELNASKTMDEKRARKVFNVHVHVETYVPPAFGIRGNGAHLAVVGFGRHVAAAKYSDWVRIRKPLEKLRPPSVTELMLSNDGDQILEGCVTNFFIVCRRDWDSDDGKALYDFGNKHSFEVRTAPISDGVLPGTIRQLVLEICRSEGIPFQEVAPSWSEREIWEEAFITNSLRLLQHVDSIQVPTEWQSAHSKTWKDIPWTEKQFQGKILEKATLEGYPISILCAG, encoded by the exons ATGGacaaatttgaaccccctgaccccggggtcctggatccgccactggttGTGTTTATATTGGTTCTGAAAAACCA TGAACATGGTTTTTTACTGCCATTGAAGATAGTTAGACAAAACAGTTTTTGGGGAAAAGGTCTAGAGGACAAAATGTCAGGTTCAAGGTTTCTCTTCAGTAATGGCATCCTTTCACACACCATTGATACCCCTTCTGTCAAAATCTTCCTTGAAACTCATACAG GTGCTTACACAACAACGCGTACTCACAACATTGCTTCATGCTTGTTATTTTGGGAAAGACACATGAAAAGACTAACGGAGTCGCTACAAATTCTTTCAAATGTGGCACCAGAACTTCTACTTAAATCTAATAAATCTGCTGCTTTGCTACCATCGTCAGCAACCTTGCCAGTATGGCAACCCATTGTGCAGATGCTCGTTAACCATTCACTGTGCAAGGTCTTGCCAATTGCATTGAACGAGAGGATTGGTTGTGAGGAGATGGCCATTACAACTCTTGTTAGTGGCGATTTGGAGGAATTGAATGCAAGCAAGACTATGGATGAGAAACGAGCACGTAAAGTTTTTAATGTGCATGTACATGTTGAGACTTATGTTCCTCCTGCATTTGGTATTCGGGGAAATGGGGCGCATTTGGCTGTGGTGGGCTTTGGGAGGCATGTTGCAGCTGCAAAATACTCAGATTGGGTAAG GATTAGGAAGCCTCTGGAAAAGCTCAGGCCTCCTTCAGTGACAGAACTAATGCTGTCTAATGATGGTGATCAGATACTTGAAGGCTGTGTGACAAATTTTTTCATTGTTTGCCGCAGG GATTGGGATTCAGATGATGGGAAGGCCTTGTATGACTTTGGAAATAAACACTCTTTTGAAGTGCGGACAGCTCCTATCAGTGATGGTGTTCTTCCAGGAACGATTCGCCAGCTAGTGCTTGA GATATGCAGAAGTGAAGGAATCCCGTTCCAAGAAGTTGCTCCCTCATGGTCAGAACGTGAAATCTGGGAGGAAGCATTCATCACCA ATAGCTTGAGGCTTTTGCAACATGTGGATAGTATTCAGGTTCCAACAGAATGGCAATCAGCCCATTCTAAAACGTGGAAGGATATACCATGGACAGAAAAGCAATTTCAG GGAAAGATTTTGGAGAAAGCAACGCTGGAAGGGTACCCAATAAGTATCTTGTGTGCAGGGTGA
- the LOC130718300 gene encoding uncharacterized protein LOC130718300 isoform X3, giving the protein MSGSRFLFSNGILSHTIDTPSVKIFLETHTGAYTTTRTHNIASCLLFWERHMKRLTESLQILSNVAPELLLKSNKSAALLPSSATLPVWQPIVQMLVNHSLCKVLPIALNERIGCEEMAITTLVSGDLEELNASKTMDEKRARKVFNVHVHVETYVPPAFGIRGNGAHLAVVGFGRHVAAAKYSDWVRIRKPLEKLRPPSVTELMLSNDGDQILEGCVTNFFIVCRRDWDSDDGKALYDFGNKHSFEVRTAPISDGVLPGTIRQLVLEICRSEGIPFQEVAPSWSEREIWEEAFITNSLRLLQHVDSIQVPTEWQSAHSKTWKDIPWTEKQFQDGPGMITTLIQGKILEKATLEGYPISILCAG; this is encoded by the exons ATGTCAGGTTCAAGGTTTCTCTTCAGTAATGGCATCCTTTCACACACCATTGATACCCCTTCTGTCAAAATCTTCCTTGAAACTCATACAG GTGCTTACACAACAACGCGTACTCACAACATTGCTTCATGCTTGTTATTTTGGGAAAGACACATGAAAAGACTAACGGAGTCGCTACAAATTCTTTCAAATGTGGCACCAGAACTTCTACTTAAATCTAATAAATCTGCTGCTTTGCTACCATCGTCAGCAACCTTGCCAGTATGGCAACCCATTGTGCAGATGCTCGTTAACCATTCACTGTGCAAGGTCTTGCCAATTGCATTGAACGAGAGGATTGGTTGTGAGGAGATGGCCATTACAACTCTTGTTAGTGGCGATTTGGAGGAATTGAATGCAAGCAAGACTATGGATGAGAAACGAGCACGTAAAGTTTTTAATGTGCATGTACATGTTGAGACTTATGTTCCTCCTGCATTTGGTATTCGGGGAAATGGGGCGCATTTGGCTGTGGTGGGCTTTGGGAGGCATGTTGCAGCTGCAAAATACTCAGATTGGGTAAG GATTAGGAAGCCTCTGGAAAAGCTCAGGCCTCCTTCAGTGACAGAACTAATGCTGTCTAATGATGGTGATCAGATACTTGAAGGCTGTGTGACAAATTTTTTCATTGTTTGCCGCAGG GATTGGGATTCAGATGATGGGAAGGCCTTGTATGACTTTGGAAATAAACACTCTTTTGAAGTGCGGACAGCTCCTATCAGTGATGGTGTTCTTCCAGGAACGATTCGCCAGCTAGTGCTTGA GATATGCAGAAGTGAAGGAATCCCGTTCCAAGAAGTTGCTCCCTCATGGTCAGAACGTGAAATCTGGGAGGAAGCATTCATCACCA ATAGCTTGAGGCTTTTGCAACATGTGGATAGTATTCAGGTTCCAACAGAATGGCAATCAGCCCATTCTAAAACGTGGAAGGATATACCATGGACAGAAAAGCAATTTCAG GATGGACCTGGGATGATCACAACTCTAATCCag GGAAAGATTTTGGAGAAAGCAACGCTGGAAGGGTACCCAATAAGTATCTTGTGTGCAGGGTGA
- the LOC130718300 gene encoding uncharacterized protein LOC130718300 isoform X1, with protein MDKFEPPDPGVLDPPLVVFILVLKNHEHGFLLPLKIVRQNSFWGKGLEDKMSGSRFLFSNGILSHTIDTPSVKIFLETHTGAYTTTRTHNIASCLLFWERHMKRLTESLQILSNVAPELLLKSNKSAALLPSSATLPVWQPIVQMLVNHSLCKVLPIALNERIGCEEMAITTLVSGDLEELNASKTMDEKRARKVFNVHVHVETYVPPAFGIRGNGAHLAVVGFGRHVAAAKYSDWVRIRKPLEKLRPPSVTELMLSNDGDQILEGCVTNFFIVCRRDWDSDDGKALYDFGNKHSFEVRTAPISDGVLPGTIRQLVLEICRSEGIPFQEVAPSWSEREIWEEAFITNSLRLLQHVDSIQVPTEWQSAHSKTWKDIPWTEKQFQDGPGMITTLIQGKILEKATLEGYPISILCAG; from the exons ATGGacaaatttgaaccccctgaccccggggtcctggatccgccactggttGTGTTTATATTGGTTCTGAAAAACCA TGAACATGGTTTTTTACTGCCATTGAAGATAGTTAGACAAAACAGTTTTTGGGGAAAAGGTCTAGAGGACAAAATGTCAGGTTCAAGGTTTCTCTTCAGTAATGGCATCCTTTCACACACCATTGATACCCCTTCTGTCAAAATCTTCCTTGAAACTCATACAG GTGCTTACACAACAACGCGTACTCACAACATTGCTTCATGCTTGTTATTTTGGGAAAGACACATGAAAAGACTAACGGAGTCGCTACAAATTCTTTCAAATGTGGCACCAGAACTTCTACTTAAATCTAATAAATCTGCTGCTTTGCTACCATCGTCAGCAACCTTGCCAGTATGGCAACCCATTGTGCAGATGCTCGTTAACCATTCACTGTGCAAGGTCTTGCCAATTGCATTGAACGAGAGGATTGGTTGTGAGGAGATGGCCATTACAACTCTTGTTAGTGGCGATTTGGAGGAATTGAATGCAAGCAAGACTATGGATGAGAAACGAGCACGTAAAGTTTTTAATGTGCATGTACATGTTGAGACTTATGTTCCTCCTGCATTTGGTATTCGGGGAAATGGGGCGCATTTGGCTGTGGTGGGCTTTGGGAGGCATGTTGCAGCTGCAAAATACTCAGATTGGGTAAG GATTAGGAAGCCTCTGGAAAAGCTCAGGCCTCCTTCAGTGACAGAACTAATGCTGTCTAATGATGGTGATCAGATACTTGAAGGCTGTGTGACAAATTTTTTCATTGTTTGCCGCAGG GATTGGGATTCAGATGATGGGAAGGCCTTGTATGACTTTGGAAATAAACACTCTTTTGAAGTGCGGACAGCTCCTATCAGTGATGGTGTTCTTCCAGGAACGATTCGCCAGCTAGTGCTTGA GATATGCAGAAGTGAAGGAATCCCGTTCCAAGAAGTTGCTCCCTCATGGTCAGAACGTGAAATCTGGGAGGAAGCATTCATCACCA ATAGCTTGAGGCTTTTGCAACATGTGGATAGTATTCAGGTTCCAACAGAATGGCAATCAGCCCATTCTAAAACGTGGAAGGATATACCATGGACAGAAAAGCAATTTCAG GATGGACCTGGGATGATCACAACTCTAATCCag GGAAAGATTTTGGAGAAAGCAACGCTGGAAGGGTACCCAATAAGTATCTTGTGTGCAGGGTGA